In Ptiloglossa arizonensis isolate GNS036 chromosome 6, iyPtiAriz1_principal, whole genome shotgun sequence, a single window of DNA contains:
- the LOC143148675 gene encoding peptidyl-prolyl cis-trans isomerase FKBP8 isoform X1 produces MVVETFENKMEDEPVEPGVSQADFIKEELNFDVDLNDSMTQAALNDHPTEEWIDILGNGQLKKKVVKQGKSGTRPNRSDICTIKMVGKLKDNTIVEKYENLKIQLGDVEVIQGLDLAIALMDKDEVAEIEVDPRFAYGHLGKPPSIPPDATISYTVELKFVELEEEIGSLSISQWKEIGNKKRERGNWWFTRNEPTLAIQCYRRALEYLLPMESRTSYQNEVEDSTTDAELQALLENRMTVYNNLAAAQMKTQAYDAALKSVQSVLSYQPQNVKALYRKGKLLHYKGEHTLAYQTLLQALKLQPETKAIQVELAILREKNAKDAQHEKNLYRKMLGTSKNNNVIPKNIKKENKYETTSKLTCSLIGGATAAILGVLLYRLVS; encoded by the exons ATGGTTGTCGAGACTTTTGAAAATAAG atgGAAGATGAACCAGTTGAACCAGGGGTGTCCCAAGCTGATTTTATTaaagaagaattaaattttgatgTAGATCTAAATGATTCAATGACCCAAGCAGCTTTGAATGATCATCCAACTGAAGAATGGATAGATATTTTGGGAAATGGACAGTTAAAAAAGAAAGTTGTTAAACAGGGTAAAAGTGGAACACGACCAAACAGATCTGATATTTGTACCATAAAAATGGTTGGCAAACTAAAAGATAATACAATagttgaaaaatatgaaaatcttAAAATTCAATTAGGTGACGTTGAAGTGATTCAG GGATTAGACTTAGCAATTGCATTAATGGATAAAGATGAAGTTGCTGAAATTGAAGTAGATCCAAGATTTGCTTATGGTCATTTAGGAAAACCACCAAGCATACCACCTGATGCCACTATTTCATATACggttgaattaaaatttgttgaatTAGAAGAGGAAATAGGTAGTCTTAGCATTAGTCAATGGAAAGAAATtgg CAACAAGAAACGAGAACGTGGAAATTGGTGGTTTACTCGTAATGAACCTACACTTGCAATTCAGTGTTACCGGAGAGCATTAGAGTATTTATTACCAATGGAAAGTCGTACTTCCTATCAAAATGAAGTAGAAGACTCTACTACTGATGCAGAATTGCAGGCTTTATTGGAGAATCGTATGACAGTATACAATAATTTAGCAGCTGCACAAATGAAAACACAAGCTTATGATGCAGCTTTAAAAAGTGTGCAAAGTGTTTTGAGTTATCAACCTCAAAATGTAAAAGCACTTTATAGAAAAG GGAAACTGTTGCACTACAAAGGAGAACATACATTGGCATATCAAACATTACTTCAAGCTTTAAAGTTACAACCTGAAACAAAAGCTATTCAAGTAGAGTTAGCTATTTTAAGAGAAAAGAATGCTAAAGATGCTCAacatgaaaaaaatttgtatcgcaAGATGCTTGGCACAAGTAAAAATAACAATGTGATtccaaaaaatataaagaaagaaaataaatatgaaactaCATCAAAGCTTACATGCAGTTTGATTGGAGGCGCAACTGCAGCAATTTTAGGTGTACTTTTATATAGACTTGTTTCATGA
- the LOC143148673 gene encoding uncharacterized protein LOC143148673 translates to MSNDTNQQSKILSFYSFDNQDVSVLQTVQNMSSETNEVVAFDYLQECVNSFGSKDLGINLSLIPTNNSNTGSQLNNVNSNYKSTNLNNIGSNFYKIGYISLQNAVTYQNELKSKYIITNHSMMENVMIKPIVPFAKGSIYIEDTKLIPTTNSNPIDTMDVKSNNVPIKIKRPFIFEKNIFTQIKDKSHTLEINNKNSNDENNDPETKFVTATNQNKIKIGGLDILNKQVKTCSQCSMTFRYKRHLDRHLEGHQKNNCSHCNAKFARRKHLEIHLFRSHGERATKYPHSCDVCSRSFPKRTLLNRHRAKHNYENGKVCSDCGEMLKVEEDDKEHKENHCAKKQFKCKRCLQTFSIEQTYLIHIQNHNNHKCSKCDVTFASKKKAHEHYKMEHSSKLNHNKISNNGIYFCADCRHTFIKKDDYSRHLESTSHLSKVNREIPLKDTFSCPICSKKLISQRALDQHVRRIHKGEKRFTCNIYGCTFQCARKSDLDRHKQLHVEQRNIVCEQCGKTFTSVSILNDHVLYVHNKERQFICEECGKAFKRNSLLKRHKLSHQQYRPFACMQCSTAFKRSHHLTRHMETCHRITLEKKKKVVKLMKTEDGHLVPIPEKPKKLKPKKLKIKRGSNTVVTSNERINTSENTDIINEHFDSSLELQPLSNTDLCENPTLSLELTNLLPITDSTPQVLSLVDIKAEQIVTVEVTSPKTLTMNDLIDQFETNCTEILNLSSYQDLEFQHGILNTDQNFYDHSNYSELSLGAVEGTSFFVDSNINKVDTLPMDNYLNQPFPLFLNL, encoded by the exons CAATTAAATAATGTGAATAGCAACTATAAAAGTACCAATTTGAATAACATAGgttctaatttttataaaattggaTATATTTCTTTGCAAAATGCAGTTACTTATCAAAATGAATTAAAgagtaaatatataataacaaaTCATTCGATGATGGAAAATGTAATGATAAAACCTATTGTTCCTTTTGCCAAAGGAAGTATTTATATCGAAGATACAAAATTAATACCAACTACAAACAGTAACCCAATTGATACAATGGATGTAAAAAGTAATAATGTacctattaaaataaaaagaccatttatatttgagaaaaatatttttacacaaattAAGGATAAATCTCATACTTTAGAAATTAACAATAAGAATTCAAATGATGAAAATAATGATCCTGAAACTAAATTTGTAACAGCAACTAatcaaaacaaaattaaaattggtGGTttagatatattaaataaacaagTTAAAACGTGTAGTCAATGTTCAATGACATTTAGATACAAAAGACATTTGGATCGACATTTGGAAGGTCAtcaaaaaaataattgttctcATTGTAATGCAAAATTTGCAAGGCGAAAACACCTTGAAATACATTTATTTCGTTCGCATGGTGAAAGAGCAACAAAATATCCACATTCTTGCGATGTATGTTCTCGTAGTTTTCCTAAACGTACTTTATTAAATCGCCATCGAGCAAAACATAACTATGAAAATGGCAAAGTTTGTTCAGATTGTGGAGAAATGTTAAAAGTTGAAGAAGATGACAAGGAACATAAAGAAAATCATTGTGCAAAAAAGCAGTTCAAGTGTAAAAGATGCTTACAAACATTTAGTATTGAACAAACATATCTAATTCATATCCAAAATCATAATAATCACAAATGTTCAAAGTGTGATGTTACTTTTGCATCTAAAAAGAAAGCACACGAACATTACAAAATGGAACACTCTTCAAAATTAAATCataataaaatatcaaataatg gtATTTACTTTTGTGCTGACTGTAGACATACTTTTATTAAAAAGGATGATTATTCTCGTCATTTAGAATCTACTTCACATCTTAGTAAAGTAAATAGAGAAATACCTCTAAAGGACACTTTTTCTTGCCCAATTTGttccaaaaaattaatttcgcaaAGAGCACTTGATCAACATGTTAGACGTATACATAAAGGAGAAAAAAGATTCACATGCAATATATATGGTTGCACATTTCAGTGTGCAAGAAAATCAGACTTGGATAGGCACAAACAGTTACATGTAGAGCAAAGGAACATTGTATGTGAACAGTGTGGTAAAACTTTTACTAGTGTTAGTATTCTTAATGATCATGTTCTTTATGTACATAATAAAGAGAGGCAATTTATATGCGAAGAATGTGGTAAAGCATTTAAACGAAATAGTTTATTGAAAAGACATAAATTATCTCATCAACAATATCGACCATTTGCTTGTATGCAATGCAGCACTGCTTTCAAGAGGTCACATCATCTTACTCGCCATATGGAAACTTGTCACAGAATTACacttgaaaagaagaaaaag GTTGTAAAACTCATGAAAACAGAAGATGGTCATCTTGTTCCAATACCAGAGAAACCAAAAAAGCTTAAACCtaaaaaacttaaaattaaaaGAGGATCTAATACAGTTGTAACATCAAATGAAAGGATTAATACTTCTGAAAATACGGACATCATTAATGAACATTTTGATTCGAGTTTGGAATTACAACCACTGTCTAATACTGATCTCTGTGAAAATCCAACATTATCATTAGAACTTACTAATTTATTACCTATTACAGATTCTACCCCTCAAGTTCTTTCATTAGTAGACATTAAGGCAGAACAAATTGTTACTGTAGAAGTTACCAGTCCAAAAACATTAACTATGAATGATCTCATAGATCAATTTGAAACaaattgtacagaaatattgaaTCTTAGTAGTTATCAAGATTTGGAATTTCAGCATGGAATTTTGAATACAGATCAAAATTTTTATGATCATTCAAATTATTCTGAATTATCATTAGGAGCTGTTGAAGGAACATCATTTTTTGTAGATTCAAATATTAACAAAGTAGATACTTTGCCAATGGACAATTATTTAAATCAACCATTTCCATTGTTTTTAAATCTTTAA
- the LOC143148675 gene encoding peptidyl-prolyl cis-trans isomerase FKBP8 isoform X2, giving the protein MEDEPVEPGVSQADFIKEELNFDVDLNDSMTQAALNDHPTEEWIDILGNGQLKKKVVKQGKSGTRPNRSDICTIKMVGKLKDNTIVEKYENLKIQLGDVEVIQGLDLAIALMDKDEVAEIEVDPRFAYGHLGKPPSIPPDATISYTVELKFVELEEEIGSLSISQWKEIGNKKRERGNWWFTRNEPTLAIQCYRRALEYLLPMESRTSYQNEVEDSTTDAELQALLENRMTVYNNLAAAQMKTQAYDAALKSVQSVLSYQPQNVKALYRKGKLLHYKGEHTLAYQTLLQALKLQPETKAIQVELAILREKNAKDAQHEKNLYRKMLGTSKNNNVIPKNIKKENKYETTSKLTCSLIGGATAAILGVLLYRLVS; this is encoded by the exons atgGAAGATGAACCAGTTGAACCAGGGGTGTCCCAAGCTGATTTTATTaaagaagaattaaattttgatgTAGATCTAAATGATTCAATGACCCAAGCAGCTTTGAATGATCATCCAACTGAAGAATGGATAGATATTTTGGGAAATGGACAGTTAAAAAAGAAAGTTGTTAAACAGGGTAAAAGTGGAACACGACCAAACAGATCTGATATTTGTACCATAAAAATGGTTGGCAAACTAAAAGATAATACAATagttgaaaaatatgaaaatcttAAAATTCAATTAGGTGACGTTGAAGTGATTCAG GGATTAGACTTAGCAATTGCATTAATGGATAAAGATGAAGTTGCTGAAATTGAAGTAGATCCAAGATTTGCTTATGGTCATTTAGGAAAACCACCAAGCATACCACCTGATGCCACTATTTCATATACggttgaattaaaatttgttgaatTAGAAGAGGAAATAGGTAGTCTTAGCATTAGTCAATGGAAAGAAATtgg CAACAAGAAACGAGAACGTGGAAATTGGTGGTTTACTCGTAATGAACCTACACTTGCAATTCAGTGTTACCGGAGAGCATTAGAGTATTTATTACCAATGGAAAGTCGTACTTCCTATCAAAATGAAGTAGAAGACTCTACTACTGATGCAGAATTGCAGGCTTTATTGGAGAATCGTATGACAGTATACAATAATTTAGCAGCTGCACAAATGAAAACACAAGCTTATGATGCAGCTTTAAAAAGTGTGCAAAGTGTTTTGAGTTATCAACCTCAAAATGTAAAAGCACTTTATAGAAAAG GGAAACTGTTGCACTACAAAGGAGAACATACATTGGCATATCAAACATTACTTCAAGCTTTAAAGTTACAACCTGAAACAAAAGCTATTCAAGTAGAGTTAGCTATTTTAAGAGAAAAGAATGCTAAAGATGCTCAacatgaaaaaaatttgtatcgcaAGATGCTTGGCACAAGTAAAAATAACAATGTGATtccaaaaaatataaagaaagaaaataaatatgaaactaCATCAAAGCTTACATGCAGTTTGATTGGAGGCGCAACTGCAGCAATTTTAGGTGTACTTTTATATAGACTTGTTTCATGA
- the Ppib gene encoding peptidylprolyl isomerase B (cyclophilin B) isoform X1: protein MKLLLLVGLVLSVFCSSSNADDKKGPKVTDKVWFDINIDGKYEGRIEIGLFGKTVPKTVKNFVELAKKPQGEGYKGSKFHRVIREFMIQGGDFTRGDGTGGHSIYGARFEDENFKLKHYGAGWLSMANAGKDTNGSQFFITVKQTPWLDGRHVVFGKIIKGMDVVRKIENVSTDTRDKPTKDVVIADSGAEIVGEPFSVSKEDATN from the exons ATGAAATTACTTTTGTTAGTGGGACTTGTGCTATCGGTCTTTTGTTCGAGTAGTAATGCTGATGATAAAAAAGGCCCAAAAGTAACAGACAAG GTATGGTTTGATATTAACATTGATGGCAAATATGAGGGAAGAATTGAAATTGGGCTTTTTGGAAAGACAGTTCCAAAAACAGTTAAAAACTTCGTAGAATTAGCTAAAAAACCACAGGGAGAAGGATATAAGGGTAGCAAATTCCATAGAGTTATTCGTGAGTTTATGATTCAAGGAGGAGATTTTACAAGAGGAGATGGAACTGGAG gaCATAGCATCTATGGAGCACGCTTTGaagatgaaaattttaaattgaaacaTTATGGTGCAGGATGGTTGTCTATGGCAAATGCTGGAAAAGATACTAATGGTTCTCAGTTTTTTATTACTGTGAAACAAACTCCATGGCTTGATGGTAGACATGttgtttttggtaaaataatcaAGGGAATG gatgtagtacgaaaaattgaaaatgttagtaCTGATACTCGCGATAAACCAACAAAGGATGTTGTAATTGCTGATTCTGGAGCAGAAATTGTAGGAGAGCCATTCAGTGTTTCAAAAGAAGATGCTACTAATTAa
- the Pgap1 gene encoding GPI inositol-deacylase, whose product MIQIRSILIYGISFLSLMLLLLLYILGAARYITDFEENTCDMTYMFEFPQYVRVSLDNKIEEQYPRYGLYAYGEGFITEKLRRMYFSGIPILFIPGNAGSHEQVRSLASVSLRKSLDGTPFHFDYFTVSLGKDYSALYGGVLMEETLYVSYCIQKILSLYKFNVENIVLIGHSMASIIAKGSVLLTPNINASVASIIITLATPHTPILVLDSTFASYYHNLENRLKEIKDAGTSVISIGGGPRDVLVTSTQILDSTADINILSTNIPDVWKSTDHLCILWCKQLVLSIVRLLFDSVSISEKPPKISSSIDKKLQAASYHLHHRASGKRLYDYKETVDFELGGEWIENIQRHYTWSNKNLSKRTSPIYLMVRLSGQPEHLTIDTVNLESKDWLFVCTASSIQGQSRVCNWGWNLTNLTRILPDPVHYLRKTVDLNLQEIKYPGVTHIIVRIDQKNFKKYVEVNVDLYSYNTRLIPIRGSIPLLKNLFVRPKVKKSDIGHIRYYATFDNIIDVITVELVASECIDINAKHHAVVELSEPWSIGVTQIQHFTVIDNGPKTMKVQTRYKYSNVSASLRITLDPSCSYTINIQKGGIIDQISCTVRDRWYLLYTTIISLLLIFLSIRINHNHEQIPTIMVTIFLSFYYDLMFECLIALAILSIFAIGLCLTIIFLGSVAHSIAVRFLARVITYSMTTSDWLLGALNQLPLITTILVLSLISGTCGALAMLISVFLYFLNLMRMYENYLEELLMASLQHFNWPVRFRNMKDSKEHEDTRQKIFNHLILFLLWCFTAVPAIPSVLVWAKNFSYDKRLSTEDPLLYQSWIVLVACSTSGRLQIPPNYLGIRSRILSSILCFLGWIVLSMGAASRPPFYQYYIPPITAGVSSLITLNFIVS is encoded by the exons atgattcagATTAGATCTATTTTAATTTATGGTATATCTTTTTTATCGTTAATGTTACTTCTTTTACTCTACATACTTGGAGCTGCTCGTTATATTACGGATTTTGAAGAAAATACTTGTGATATGACATATATGTTTGAATTTCCGCAATATGTG AGAGTATCCTTGGATAATAAAATAGAAGAACAATATCCTAGATATGGATTATATGCTTATGGAGAAGGTTTTATTACGGAAAAACTTAGAAGAATGTATTTCTCAGGAATACCAATACTTTTTATACCAGGCAATGCTGGATCTCACGAACAAG TAAGGTCTCTTGCTTCTGTGAGTTTGAGGAAGAGTTTAGATGGGACACCATTTCATTTTGACTATTTTACAGTTTCATTAGGAAAGGATTATTCTGCTTTATATGgag GTGTACTAATGGAAGAGACTTTATATGTTTCATATTGTatacaaaaaattttaagtttgtacaaatttaatGTAGAGAATATTGTACTGATTGGACATTCAATGGCAA GCATTATAGCTAAGGGTTCTGTCTTATTAACACCAAATATAAATGCTAGTGTTgcaagtattattattactttggcTACTCCCCATACACCAATACTAGTATTAGACAGTACTTTTGCCAGTTATTATCATAACTTAGAAAatcgtttaaaagaaattaaagatGCTGGAACAAGTGTGATATCAATAGGAGGTGGACCACGAGATGTACTTGTGACCTCAACACAAATTTTAGATTCCACAGCTGATATTAATATCCTTTCTACTAATATACCAGATGTTTGGAAATCTACAGATCATTTATGTATTCTTTGGTGCAAACAATTAGTGCTCTCTATTGTACGTTTATTATTTGACTCTGTTAGTATTTCTGAGAAGCCTCCTAAAATCTCTTCCTCGATTGATAAAAAATTGCAAGCTGCATCATATCATCTTCATCat cgtgcctcgggaaaaagattatatgattataaagAAACAGTAGACTTTGAACTTGGTGGTGAGTggatagaaaatattcaaaggcaTTATACATggagtaataaaaatttatctaaaAGAACATCCCCTATTTATCTTATGGTTAGACTGAGTGGACAACCAGAGCATTTAACTATTGACACTGTAAACTTAGAATCTAAAGATTGGTTGTTTGTATGTACAGCATCTAGCATACAAGGGCAATCAAGAGTTTG TAACTGGGGTTGGAACTTAACGAATCTAACAAGAATTTTACCAGATCCTGTACATTATCTAAGAAAAACTGTTGACTTAAATCTTCAAGAAATAAAATACCCTGGTGTAACACATATTATAGTAAGAATTgatcaaaaaaattttaaaaaatatgttgAAGTAAATGTTGATTTGTATTCTTACAATACAAGGCTTATACCTATTAGAGGCAGTATACctctattgaaaaatttatttgtaagACCTAAAGTAAAAAAATCTGACATTGGGCATATCAGATATTATGCTACTTTTGATAATATTATAGATGTTATAACAGTTGAacttgtagcatctgaatgcatagACATAAATGCAAAACATCATGCAGTTGTTGAATTATCTGAACCATGGAGTATTGGTGTTACACAAATTCAGCATTTTACAGTTAT aGATAATGGACCAAAAACAATGAAAGTCCAAACCAGATATAAATATTCTAACGTTTCTGCAAGTTTAAGAATAACTTTAGATCCTTCATGTTCTTATACAATTAATATTCAGAAAGGTGGTATTATAGATCAAATTTCCTGTACTGTAAGAGATCGTTGGTACCTTCTATATACCACAATTATTagtttacttttaatatttttatcgatacgaaTTAATCACAACCATGAACAAATTCCAACAATAATGGTGACAATATTCCTCTCATTTTATTATGATTTAATGTTTGAATGTTTAATTGCTTTGGCAATTCTTTCTATATTTGCCATTGGACTATGCCTTACTATTATATTCCTTGGTTCAGTAGCACACAGTATTGCTGTTAG gtTTCTAGCACGTGTAATAACTTATTCAATGACAACATCAGATTGGCTACTTGGAGCACTAAATCAGTTGCCACTTATTACAACGATTCTTGTTTTATCTTTAATTTCTGGAACTTGTGGAGCTTTAGCTATGTTAATTTcagtttttttgtattttttaaatttgatgaGAATGTATGAAAATTACTTAGAAGAATTGTTAATGGCTTCATTGCAACATTTCAACTGGCCAGTACGATTTAGAAATATGAAAGACTCTAAAGAACACGAAGatacaaggcaaaaaatattcaacCACCTTATTCTTTTTCTCCTTTGGTGTTTTACTGCTGTTCCAGCTATACCGTCTGTACTCGtttgggcaaaaaattttag TTATGATAAGAGACTTTCTACCGAGGATCCTCTGTTATATCAAAGTTGGATAGTTTTAGTAGCATGTAGTACTTCAGGGCGGTTACAAATTCCTCCTAACTATCTTGGCATTCGGTCACGAATATTATCCAGTATATTGTGTTTCTTAGGTTGGATTGTACTTTCAATGGGAGCTGCATCCCGTCCACC
- the Ppib gene encoding peptidylprolyl isomerase B (cyclophilin B) isoform X2 → MGLVLSVFCSSSNADDKKGPKVTDKVWFDINIDGKYEGRIEIGLFGKTVPKTVKNFVELAKKPQGEGYKGSKFHRVIREFMIQGGDFTRGDGTGGHSIYGARFEDENFKLKHYGAGWLSMANAGKDTNGSQFFITVKQTPWLDGRHVVFGKIIKGMDVVRKIENVSTDTRDKPTKDVVIADSGAEIVGEPFSVSKEDATN, encoded by the exons A TGGGACTTGTGCTATCGGTCTTTTGTTCGAGTAGTAATGCTGATGATAAAAAAGGCCCAAAAGTAACAGACAAG GTATGGTTTGATATTAACATTGATGGCAAATATGAGGGAAGAATTGAAATTGGGCTTTTTGGAAAGACAGTTCCAAAAACAGTTAAAAACTTCGTAGAATTAGCTAAAAAACCACAGGGAGAAGGATATAAGGGTAGCAAATTCCATAGAGTTATTCGTGAGTTTATGATTCAAGGAGGAGATTTTACAAGAGGAGATGGAACTGGAG gaCATAGCATCTATGGAGCACGCTTTGaagatgaaaattttaaattgaaacaTTATGGTGCAGGATGGTTGTCTATGGCAAATGCTGGAAAAGATACTAATGGTTCTCAGTTTTTTATTACTGTGAAACAAACTCCATGGCTTGATGGTAGACATGttgtttttggtaaaataatcaAGGGAATG gatgtagtacgaaaaattgaaaatgttagtaCTGATACTCGCGATAAACCAACAAAGGATGTTGTAATTGCTGATTCTGGAGCAGAAATTGTAGGAGAGCCATTCAGTGTTTCAAAAGAAGATGCTACTAATTAa